The region GGGTCGCCGTGGCGTTCTGGATCAGGTTCGGGATGATCAGCATGGCCGACGCGAAGATGACCGGAATCACGCCCGCCTGGTTGACCTTGATGGGCAGCCAAGTGGCCTGACCGGCGCTGCGGGCCTGTCCAGCCGCGCCGCCGCGTGCGCGGGCGTACGTGACGGGTACGCGGCGCTCGGCCTGGTACACGTACACGATCCCGGCGATGGTCACGAGGATCACGGCAATGAAGGCCACAATGCGCAGCAGCCAGGGTGCGTCGGCGGATTCACGGACCAGCACGGCGGTCGCGGCGATCTCGCGCGGGTACATGGCGATGATGCCGCTCGTGATGATCAGGCTGATGCCGTTGCCGACGCCCACTTCCGTGATGCGTTCACCGATCCACATCGTGAAGGCAATGCCCGCCACCTGGGTCAGGACCATCACCAGGATGGTGAACAGGCCCGGCTCCCAGCCGACTGCCAGGTAACTGGGGTCCGCGTTGATGAACGACGCGAAGAACGCGGCCTGGAAGGTGCCCAGGGCCACGGCGGCGTAGCGGGTGTACTGGTTGATCTTCTTGCGGCCTTCCTCGCCTTCCTTAGAGAGTTTCTCCAGGGGGGGCAGGGTGGTCGTCAGCAGCTGAATGACGATGCTGGCCGTGATGTACGGCAGGACGCCCAGCGCGAAGATCGAGAACTGCGAAAGATTGCCTCCCGAGATCATGCTGATCAGGCCGAACAGTCCACTGTTCGTGCCCTGGCTCAGCGCGGCGCTGTTGACCCCTGGTGTGGGAATGCTGCTCCCCAGCCGGTACACGGCGAGGAGCAGCAGGGTGAAGACAATCTTCCGCTGAAGATCCGGAATCCGGAATGCGTCGCGGAAGGCGCGCAGCATTTACTCCGCCTTCTCGGCTTCGTTCGCTTCGGGCAGGATGACTTTGCCGCCGGCCGCTTCCACGGCCTTCACGGCGCCTTCGCTGGCGGCGTCCACGTGAATGGTCACGGCGCGGGCGATGTCGCCGCTGCCGAGCAGCTTCACGGGGCGGTTCTTGCGGCGCACGAGGCCCGCGAGTTCCAGCACGTTGCGGTCAATGGTGGCGTCCTCGATGTTCGCCAGCTGCGCCAGGTTCACGACTTCGAACGTCACGCCGACGTTGTTGAAGCCGCGCTTGGGCAGGCGGGCGATCAGGCGGCTGCGGCCACCTTCGAAGAAGCTACCCTTGCCAGCGCCGCTGCGGCTCTTCTGGCCCTTGTGACCGCGACCGGCGGTCTTGTCGGTGCCGCCGGGGCCACGGCCGACGCGCTTGCGGTTCTTGCGGCTGCCGGCGTTGGGCTTGAGTTCGTGGAGTTTCATTCTTGCACCTCCAGCAGGTGCTTGACGGTGTTCACCATGCCGCGCACGGCGGGGGTGTCACGGACCTCGCGGGTCTGGCCGATCTTCTTCAGGCCGAGCGCGTGCACGGTCTTCACCTGGTAGCCAGGGCGGCCGATGACGCTGCGCTTCAGGGTGATTTTCACTGGGCGCCTCCGGTGGGCTGCACCTCGCCGCGCAGGGCACGGACCTGCTTGGCGGTGCGGAGGTTCTTCAGGCCGTCGAACACGGCGTAGGCCACGTTGACCTTGTTGCGGCTGCCCAGTTCCTTGGACAGCAGGTTCGTGATGCCGGCCAGTTCGGCGATGCTGCGGGGCACGGTGCCCGCGATCACGCCGGTACCGGGGCCTGCGGGTTTGAGCAGCACGCGGCTGGTGCTGTTCTCGCCGACGATGTCGTGGGGGATGGTGCCGTTCTCGACGGGCACCTGGATCATGTTCTTGCGGGCGATGCTCTTGGCCTTTTCAATGGCCACGGGCACTTCTTTCGCCTTGCCGATGCCCATGCCCACGCGGCCGTTGCGGTCGCCCAGGATGACGAGCGCAGCGAAGCGGAAGCGGCGGCCGCCCTGGTAGGTCTTGCTCGTCCGGTTGACGAACAGCATCTTCTCTTCGAATTCGCTGCTTTCGCGGTCCATTCGGTCGTTCCGTCGGTTAGAAGTCAAGGCCACCCTCCCGCGCCGCGTCGGCGAGCGCTTTCACGCGTCCGTGGTAGCGGTACTGTCCACGGTCAAAGACAACCTTCTTGACGCCCTTGGCCAGGGCGGCCTCCGCGAGGGCCTTGCCCACGGCGGTGGCGGTGTCGGTCTTGGTGCCCGTCTTGACAGCGGCGCTGCTGGCGGCAGCCACGGTGACGCCTTGGCTGTCGTCGATGATCTGGGCGTAGATGTGCTTGCTGGAGCGGTACACGCTGAGGCGCAGGCGATCTCCGGCGGCCTGCCGCACTTTGCGGCGGGCGCGGAGCTTGCGGCGCACGGTCGTCTGGGCAGCCATTATTTCTTCCCTTTCCCGCCGGTGGCGCCAGCCTTACCGGCCTTGAGGCTGATTTTCTCACCAGCGAAGCGCACACCCTTGCCGTGGTAGGCGTCGGGCTTGCGGACTTTACGGACGTTCGCGGCCACCTGACCGACGAGCTGCTTGTCGATGCCGCTCACGTCGATCTTGGTGGGTTCGGGCACGGTGAAGCTCACACCGGCCGGGGGCTCGATCACGACGGGGTGGCTGTAACCGATGGTCAGTTCCAGGGCCTTCCCGGCGAGCTTGGCGCGGAAACCGACGCCCTTGAGCTCCAGGTTGATGGTGTAGCCTTCGCTGACGCCCTTGACGGCGTTGGCGACGAGCGTGCGGGTCAGGCCGTGCAGGGCGCGGTGGCGCTGCGCGTCGCTGGGACGCTCGA is a window of Deinococcus radiotolerans DNA encoding:
- the rplO gene encoding 50S ribosomal protein L15, with the protein product MKLHELKPNAGSRKNRKRVGRGPGGTDKTAGRGHKGQKSRSGAGKGSFFEGGRSRLIARLPKRGFNNVGVTFEVVNLAQLANIEDATIDRNVLELAGLVRRKNRPVKLLGSGDIARAVTIHVDAASEGAVKAVEAAGGKVILPEANEAEKAE
- the rplF gene encoding 50S ribosomal protein L6; translated protein: MSRIGKQPIAVPNGVTTSAQDGVFKVKGPKGELTVPYNSELTIKQDGDQLLVERPSDAQRHRALHGLTRTLVANAVKGVSEGYTINLELKGVGFRAKLAGKALELTIGYSHPVVIEPPAGVSFTVPEPTKIDVSGIDKQLVGQVAANVRKVRKPDAYHGKGVRFAGEKISLKAGKAGATGGKGKK
- the secY gene encoding preprotein translocase subunit SecY, yielding MLRAFRDAFRIPDLQRKIVFTLLLLAVYRLGSSIPTPGVNSAALSQGTNSGLFGLISMISGGNLSQFSIFALGVLPYITASIVIQLLTTTLPPLEKLSKEGEEGRKKINQYTRYAAVALGTFQAAFFASFINADPSYLAVGWEPGLFTILVMVLTQVAGIAFTMWIGERITEVGVGNGISLIITSGIIAMYPREIAATAVLVRESADAPWLLRIVAFIAVILVTIAGIVYVYQAERRVPVTYARARGGAAGQARSAGQATWLPIKVNQAGVIPVIFASAMLIIPNLIQNATATRAPGVSSWIATYLTFGQPLYIALEALLIFGFTYLYNSVQFDPKRIAEQLREAGGFIPGVRPGTPTAEFLGTISSRLSLWGAIFLVVLTILPQLVQKATSITTFQFSGTGLLIIVGVALETLKQLEAQLTVRRYDGFISKGRIRGRMNRDN
- the rpsE gene encoding 30S ribosomal protein S5, yielding MTSNRRNDRMDRESSEFEEKMLFVNRTSKTYQGGRRFRFAALVILGDRNGRVGMGIGKAKEVPVAIEKAKSIARKNMIQVPVENGTIPHDIVGENSTSRVLLKPAGPGTGVIAGTVPRSIAELAGITNLLSKELGSRNKVNVAYAVFDGLKNLRTAKQVRALRGEVQPTGGAQ
- the rplR gene encoding 50S ribosomal protein L18 → MAAQTTVRRKLRARRKVRQAAGDRLRLSVYRSSKHIYAQIIDDSQGVTVAAASSAAVKTGTKTDTATAVGKALAEAALAKGVKKVVFDRGQYRYHGRVKALADAAREGGLDF
- the rpmD gene encoding 50S ribosomal protein L30, whose amino-acid sequence is MKITLKRSVIGRPGYQVKTVHALGLKKIGQTREVRDTPAVRGMVNTVKHLLEVQE